The following proteins come from a genomic window of Lolium rigidum isolate FL_2022 chromosome 5, APGP_CSIRO_Lrig_0.1, whole genome shotgun sequence:
- the LOC124657581 gene encoding cytochrome b561, DM13 and DOMON domain-containing protein At5g54830-like, translating to MAPAAAPLLARLALAAAVLALSLSASAAAKCRHTNLTAGFSADLTMLQHQLRGTVRLDPSGACALQLTRFDLLAASPSARFWAAAGASLADLAAGRPFSPLPLNSTFRNATLSLPFSAPLPPLLALFDPDASSDLGHVFLPASNSSSNSTTNSTTATALAFPAPTMFDNCLQLTDAYRLRWTLNTTASSVEIGLEAAVGSEYYMAFGWADPKANSPAMVRSDVVVAGFTEEGMPFAEDYYITDYSECSMGKDDEPVSGVCPDSAYDDGKNDSRLVYGHRRDGVSFVRYQRKLDSEDAKYDVAVGAAEEMAVVWAIGKLRPPDTLRPHYLPQNHGGPRDETFGLTRVNLSEAVDSCLGPLDAENKQDQARIIADGKTPLVVTSAPALRYPNPPNPDKVIYINKKEAPLLTVERGVPVHFSVQAGHDVALYVTSDPIGGNATLRNKTEVIYAGGPGSHGVPATPMDLVWLPDRNTPDLVYYQSLYEAKMGWKVQVVDGGLSDMYNSSVLLDDQQVTLFWTLSADSISIAARGEKKSGYLAVGFGSGMVNTYAYVGWVGNDGVGRVKTYWIDGKSATGIHETPENLTYVRCKSEDGIITFEFTRPLKPLCTGRVECKNIIDPTTPLKVVWAMGASWSGDDLTDSNMHSVTSSRPIRVLLLRGSAEAEQDLRPVLAVHGFMMFVAWGILLPGGILSARYLKSLKGDGWYQIHVYLQYSGIAIMFLGVLFAAAELRGFYVSSVHVKFGVAALLLAGFQPLNAYFRPKRPANGEVPPRNRVLWEYLHVITGRSAIIVGVVALFTGMKHLGHRYDSENAEGLTWALMLWVLSVIVVALSLEYKEVKRRGSDRSVKGHWVLGNTEEDDTVDLLHPDSSARSSESRPSGVMEVQLEPLTR from the coding sequence ATGGCCCCCGCCgcagctcctctcctcgcccgCCTCGCGCTCGCGGCGGCCGTCCTGGCCCTGTCCCTGTCCGCGTCTGCCGCGGCCAAGTGCCGGCACACCAACCTGACGGCCGGCTTCTCGGCGGACCTCACCATGCTGCAGCACCAGCTGCGCGGCACGGTGCGGCTCGACCCGTCGGGCGCCTGCGCGCTGCAGCTCACCCGCTTCGACCTGctcgccgcctccccctccgcgCGCTTctgggccgccgccggcgcctccctcgccgacctcgccgccggccgccccttCTCCCCGCTCCCGCTCAACTCCACCTTCCGCAACGCCACGCTCAGCCTCCCCTTCTCCGCCCCGCTCCCGCCGCTCCTCGCGCTCTTCGACCCCGACGCCTCCTCCGACCTCGGCCACGTCTTCCTCCCCGCCTCCaactcctcctccaactccaccACCaactccaccaccgccaccgccctcgctTTCCCCGCGCCCACCATGTTCGACAACTGCCTGCAGCTCACCGACGCCTACCGCCTGCGCTGGACACTGAACACCACAGCCAGCTCGGTCGAGATCGGCCTCGAGGCCGCGGTGGGCTCCGAGTACTACATGGCGTTCGGGTGGGCGGACCCCAAGGCCAACTCCCCAGCCATGGTCCGCTCCGACGTCGTCGTCGCGGGGTTCACCGAGGAAGGCATGCCGTTCGCCGAGGACTACTACATCACCGACTACAGCGAGTGCAGCATGGGGAAGGACGATGAGCCGGTGTCCGGCGTGTGCCCGGACAGTGCTTACGACGATGGGAAGAACGATTCCAGGCTGGTTTACGGGCACCGGCGGGACGGCGTGTCTTTCGTCAGGTATCAGAGGAAGCTGGACAGCGAGGATGCCAAGTACGATGTGGCGGTGGGCGCCGCGGAGGAGATGGCCGTGGTCTGGGCGATCGGTAAGCTGCGGCCGCCGGACACTCTGCGGCCGCACTACCTCCCGCAGAACCACGGGGGTCCGAGGGACGAAACCTTTGGGCTGACGCGGGTCAATTTGTCCGAGGCCGTGGACAGCTGCCTTGGACCGTTGGATGCCGAGAATAAGCAGGACCAGGCCAGGATTATCGCGGACGGGAAGACGCCGCTGGTCGTGACATCCGCTCCGGCGCTGCGCTACCCGAACCCGCCGAACCCTGACAAGGTTATCTACATCAACAAGAAGGAGGCGCCGCTGCTGACGGTCGAGAGGGGCGTGCCGGTTCACTTCTCGGTGCAGGCTGGGCATGATGTGGCGCTGTATGTCACTTCTGACCCCATTGGTGGAAATGCCACTCTGCGGAATAAAACCGAGGTCATCTATGCCGGTGGCCCTGGTAGTCATGGTGTGCCGGCAACCCCCATGGACCTGGTTTGGCTGCCTGATAGAAATACGCCTGATCTGGTCTACTACCAGTCGTTGTATGAAGCGAAGATGGGGTGGAAAGTTCAAGTGGTTGATGGAGGCCTCAGTGACATGTATAATAGCAGCGTTCTGTTGGATGATCAGCAGGTTACTCTGTTTTGGACTCTGTCCGCTGACTCTATATCTATAGCAGCTCGAGGTGAGAAGAAGAGCGGGTACCTTGCTGTCGGGTTCGGGAGTGGGATGGTGAACACTTATGCCTATGTTGGCTGGGTAGGCAATGATGGAGTTGGGAGAGTCAAGACTTACTGGATTGATGGAAAGAGTGCAACAGGTATCCACGAAACACCTGAAAATTTAACCTATGTTAGGTGTAAATCAGAAGATGGCATTATTACATTTGAGTTCACTCGTCCTCTTAAGCCTTTATGTACTGGAAGGGTAGAGTGCAAGAATATCATTGATCCAACCACACCCCTTAAGGTTGTTTGGGCCATGGGTGCAAGCTGGTCGGGAGATGATCTGACGGACAGTAATATGCATTCAGTCACAAGCAGTCGCCCTATACGCGTTCTCTTATTGAGAGGTTCAGCTGAGGCAGAACAGGACTTACGGCCTGTTCTGGCTGTTCATGGATTCATGATGTTTGTCGCCTGGGGCATCTTGCTTCCTGGTGGAATACTGTCTGCCCGGTATTTGAAGAGCTTGAAAGGAGATGGGTGGTACCAAATACACGTCTATCTGCAGTACTCTGGGATTGCTATAATGTTCCTTGGTGTCCTTTTTGCTGCAGCCGAGCTCCGGGGTTTTTACGTCAGCTCAGTGCACGTCAAGTTTGGTGTAGCGGCTCTACTGCTGGCAGGTTTTCAGCCGTTGAACGCCTATTTCCGGCCCAAGAGACCAGCTAACGGGGAGGTGCCACCCCGGAACCGTGTCCTCTGGGAGTACCTACATGTTATCACGGGCAGGTCAGCAATTATCGTTGGGGTCGTGGCGCTTTTCACAGGAATGAAGCATTTAGGCCATAGGTACGACAGTGAGAATGCAGAGGGACTCACTTGGGCCTTGATGCTGTGGGTTCTTTCAGTTATAGTGGTAGCTCTGTCCTTGGAATATAAAGAAGTCAAACGCAGAGGTAGCGACCGAAGCGTCAAAGGGCATTGGGTACTAGGTAACACTGAGGAAGATGATACGGTTGATCTTTTGCATCCTGACAGCTCTGCCAGGAGTTCAGAATCTAGGCCATCTGGTGTAATGGAGGTGCAGCTTGAGCCTCTTACCAGATAA